From Balneola sp. MJW-20:
ACCTCTGGATCTTACACAGTCAGATACCTTCGCAGAGAAAACCCGTGAGGCATTGGAGCATTTCGGACAGATTGATGTACTTGTGAATAATGGCGGCATCAGTCAGAGATCAACGGTTCTTGAATCAGAGCTTTCGGTCATCCGCCGTCTTATGGAGATCAATTATTTTGGTTCTGTAGGCCTCACCAAAGAAGTGCTGCCGCATATGGTCTCAAGGGGTAGCGGACATATTATCGTCACCAGCAGTGTGGCGGGCAAAATTGGTACTAAGTTTCGTTCCGGTTATGCCGGGTCTAAACATGCAGTTCAGGGCTTCTTTAATTCTCTGAGACAGGAAATGTACGAGCATAATGTAGATGTGACCCTGCTTTGCCCCGGATTCATTAAGACCAATATCAGTAAGAATGCCTTAACCGGAGACGGAACAAACTTCGGAAAGATGGGTGACGCCCACTCCAAGGCTATGACTGCCGATGAGATGGTCGATAAAGTCATGCCTAAGATAAAAAAGGCCAAAGAGGAGATTATTATCACCGGTTTCAAAGAAGGTCTGGCTATCTGGGTTCAACGATTGTCTCCGACCCTTTTAAATAAGATCCTGAAAAACACCAAGGTGACCTGACCGGGAAAATCACTGAAGACTATCCCAGCAAACGCCTCTTATTCAGGTAAGCAAGCAAAGCCCGGTCAAAATCTTTTTCCGTATCAACTTCTTCAAAATCGATTTCAAATTCACTGCAGGCCTGTCTGAATTTCTCGGTGTATTCTTTCACCTTTTTCTGATAGTCTGACCGAACCTGGGCGGGAAGCACTTCGATCTCTGATCCGGTCTCCATGTCCTCGAATACTACCCGCTGATCGGAAAAAGCCAGTTCCCTTTCGCTGCGGCTTTCCAGCAGGTTAAATAAAAGCACTTCATGCTTACGATGCCTCAGGTGTTTCAGAGCAGATATCAATTCCTGATGTTCTCCTGCATTTTCAAAAAGATCGGTGATGATAACAACCAGAGAACGATGGTTCAGTCTTTCTGCTATTTCATGTATTGCCTTCGCCGACGCAGTCTGTCTCTTTTCTTCACTACGCTGTTCATCTGATCTGAGCTCTTTCTCGAGCTCTATATAGATCTGCCGGAGATGTGCATAGGTGGATTTAGCCGGTATAAATGCACCAATTTCACTGTTGAACGGGATATAACCACAGGCATCACGCTGCCGGTACATCAAATACATCAGTGAAGCAGCAAAATGGATCCCGTACCGGAGCTTGGACCATTCCCCAAAATGCTTAAAAAGCATAGACGAACTATTATCCAGCATGATATAACAGCGCAGATTGGTCTCTTCTTCATACTGCTTGACATAAAAACGCTCTTTCTTCCCATATACCTTCCAGTCGACATGCTTGAAATCATCCCCGGGATTATATGGGCGGTGCTCGGCAAACTCTATACTGAATCCATGGTAGGGACTCTTATGCAGGCCCGAAATGAATCCTTCCACGATCTTTCGTGCTCTCAGTTCGATCGAGGATAACTTGGACAATATTTCAGGCTTTAGCATCATATCTTTAGTGTAAGCCTTTTTCGGGCTACTATAAAGCCGCCATTTCAGTCCTAGTCCTCATCTGCCAGATAATAAAGCTGCATGATCCTAAGCTCACCATAACTAATCTTCTTGTCCAGCTTGGTATATACCGGCCTCAGCAGTTCGGGACCCAGTTCACTGAAGGCTTTCAGCACATCATCCTGCTGACGGGTGGAAAGCTCACTGGCTTCCTTGATACCCTCAAGTCTTAACTGATTACCGTCTTCCATATAGGTTTGAAGGTGTTTCAGGATGGTCACATCTTTGACCCCGTGTTCCTCAGCCAGTCGGTCTATAGAGTGCCCTTCATTGAATGAATCTCCGATCACTACGTGTTTTTCGGAACTCTTCTGTTTCTTAACCTTTTTCCGGATCGACTTGGTCTTTTCTTCAACACCGTGCTCTTTACTGTAATTCTTGATCGCTCCTATAAAAACGTCTCCGTACTTTTTCAGTTTTGCATTTCCAACACCATACAAAGTCAGCATGCCTTCTTTGTCCTGAGGAAGATAAAAGGCCATTTCCATCAATGTTGTATCCGGAAATATATTGTAGGGCGGAATCCCCTTCTGATCGGCCAGTTCTTTCCTTTTTGCACGAAGTACTTCAAACAATTCTTTATTGTGACCGGATTCGATCTCAGATGAGGTACGTTGAACGGTATCTTCCCCAATACTGGCATCAGTACGGTCCAGTTTTCCAAATACACTTTCAATGCCCTGCATCACTTCCTGGGCTTTTTCAGTCAGCTGAAGCACGCTGAACTCCCCTTTAGCGATATAATTTTGGCGCAGCATCAGACGTACCAGCTGTTCCCACTCCGCTTTTGAGAACTCCCGGCCGGAATCATAGGATTCCAGCTGATCATGACCTTCATCCAGTACCTTCTTGGCCTTGGATCCCCTGAGAATATTAACCAATTGTCCTGCTCCCCATCGGCCGTCTACTTCCTGTATCACTTTGATCAGCTTCTGAGCCTGTGCGGTAAGATCTTCTACTGCTTCGCCTGATGCGATACAGTTATCGCACATCCCGCAGTTTTCTTTTTCATAATCTTCTCCGAAATAATTCAGCAGAGGCTTTCTTCTGCACTCTCTGCTCTCCATAAATTTCACAAGAGCGTCGAGGTGGCGCTCGGCTACATCTTTTTCTTTTCCTTCTTTCTTATTGATGAAGTACTTGATCTTATTGATGTCAGAATAGGAGAAGAGAAGTACACAATCCGAACGTAACCCGTCTCGTCCCGCACGACCGATCTGCTGATAATAAGATTCGATATTCTGTGGCATATCATAATGCATCACAAATCGGACATTCGACTTATTGATTCCCATACCGAATGCGATCGTTGCTACAATTATATTCACATCATCCCTGATAAAAGCACGCTGATTGATCGCCCGGTTACGATCGGATAATCCGGCATGATAGGCTCTCACCGAATACCCTTCCTGCTCAAGTTCATAGGTCAGTTCATCCACCTGCCGCCTGGAAAAGCAATATATGATACCCGACTGCTCCTTACGCGTATATAAGAAATCGAGCACCTGATTCAGCGGGTCTTTTTTATCCGCGATCTTCATGAACAAATTCTTACGGTCGAAACTTGCTATAAATTCCTGTTCATCCTGAAGTTCCAGTGTTTTCTTGATGTCTTCACGAACCCGTGGTGTAGCGGTTGCTGTCAGGGCCAGTCCGACGGCATCTGGAAAATCTTTCTTTACTTCGGCCAGTTGCCGGTATTCGGGGCGAAAATCATGTCCCCACTCTGAAATACAATGCGCCTCATCGATCGTGAAACAGTCCACTTTAACCTGCTCAAGCAGTTTACGGGTCTTCTCCATCATCAGCGTTTCAGGAGCCAGATAGAGAAGCTTGGCTTTACCCTGTTGTACTTGCCGGACACTGTAGCCGTAGGCTTCAGGACTAAGTGAACTATTCAGATGTACCGCAGGAACATCCAGCTCCCGCATTTGCTCTACCTGATCCTTCATCAGAGAGATCAGTGGTGATACCACTACGGTAAGCCCGTCAAACATAAGTGCCGGGATCTGATAACAAAGAGACTTACCGCCTCCTGTTGGCATGATAACCAGCGTATCGCGTTTATTCAGAACTTGTTCTATGATCTCTTCCTGCAGGGGCCGAAAGGAGTCATATCCAAATACGTCTTTTAGTACTTTCTTTGCTTCTGCTACTTTATTGCTCACTATGCTGATTGTCCTGTTTAATAAATATGATGCCCGGTTCTACAATACCGTCATTGCTGTAACTAACAAAAGCATACAGAATATCATTTGAAAGGAATTTAAAACCGGAATTCTGAATATAGAACCAAAGAAAAGGAATTCCTTACCGGAAACTTCTGACGATTTTTTCAGAAGCTCCGGCAGGAAAATATGGTCTTTTACTTAGATAAGTAAAGGTTCTTGAATTCAAATGGTTTTCTGAAGTGCTCATCCTTGAAGTTCTCAGCGAAGTAAATGGATTCACCGGTTGACTTCATTTCAGGCCCGAGTTCTTTTTTCACTTCAGGAAATTTATCAAAAGGGAATACCGGCTCTTTGATCGCCCAGTTTTTGAGATGTGAGGTCAGATCAAAGTCCTTGAGCTTGGCTCCGAGCATCACCTTTACACCGATCGCTGCTTCCGGGCGGTCATGTGCCTTAGCCAGGAATGGGATGGTTCGGGTGGTACGAGGGTTTGCCTCCAGAACGTAGACCTTCTCGTCTTTAACGGCATACTGAACATTCAGGAAACCGACGATCTCCATATTTTCAGCGATCTTCTGCTGATACTCCTCAATAGTGCTGATCACCTGATCACTCAGAGAATAAGGCGGAATAACCGCTGTCGAATCTCCGGAGTGAACACCTGCAGGCTCAATATGCTGCATAATTCCAGCTATATGCAGCTCATCTCCGTCATAAACGGAATCCACATCTACCTCTACGGCATGTTCCAGGTACTTATCGATCAGGAATGCATTTTCAGGATGTGTCTTCAGAATACGGTCTACATATTTGCGAAGTTCTTCTTCTTTCACTGCGATCCTCATCCCCTGACCACCGAGTACATAACTTGGACGTATCAGTACCGGATAGCCGATCCTGTCGGCTATTTCAAGTGCTCCGTCCACATCCGTTGCAGTTCCATATTCCGGGAATGGGATGTCGAGTTTTTTCAGGAAATTTGAAAAGGCTCCCCGGTCTTCCGCAAAGTCGATCTTCTCGAATTCAGTTCCGAAGATCTTAATTCCGGCTTTCACCATTCTCTTACCAAGCTTCAGGGCTGTCTGACCACCAACCTGGAGGATCACTCCTTCTGGATTTTCATGTTCAATGATATCCAGTACCCGCTCCCAGTAAACCGGCTCGAAGTACAGCTTATCTGCAATATCGAAATCAGTGGATACCGTCTCGGGATTACAGTTTATCATGATGGCTTCATAGCCCATGTCTTTGGTAGCCAGTACGGCATGTACGCAGGAGTAATCAAATTCTATACCCTGACCGATCCTGTTTGGACCGCTACCGAGGATAACCACTTTTTTGCGGTCGGTTACCTCACTTTCATTCTCTCCTTCATATGAAGAGTAGTAATATGGGGTTTGTGCTGGGAATTCCGCCGCACAGGTATCCACCATCTTAAATACCGGTTTTAACCCAAGTGACTTGCGTTTCTCCCGCACTTCGTTTTCTGTTACCTCTTTTCCGCTTCTGCTAAGCAGATATGCGATCTGAGTATCTGAGAAACCGGCCTGCTTCAGTTCAAAGAATTCCTCTTTGCTGATATTATCCAGTTCTTCTCCTTCGGTCCGGTTCTCCAATGAGACCATATAACGGATCTGCTGCAGGAACCATGGATCTACTTTGGTGATATCGGCAACTTCTTCTACAGATGCTCCCAGTTTAAATGCATTTCTTATCTGCATGCTGCGATCCCAGTATGGTTTTTTCAACCGCTCACGAACCGTCTTGCGGTCAAATTCCTCATAACCATCTGCACCAAGTCCGTCACGACCAACTTCCATACTCTGCCATGCTTTATTCAGGGCCTCAGGGAAGTTCCGCCCTATTGACATTACTTCTCCTACGGCTTTCATCTGCGTGGAAAGCTCTTCATCCACACCCGGGAACTTGTCGAAGTTGAAACGAGGCACTTTACAAACCACATAGTCAATTGAAGGCTCGAAACAGGCTGAAGTCGTACCGGTGATCTGATTCTTCAGTTCATCCAGTGTATAACCGACGGCCAGCTTGGTGGCCACTTTAGCGATCGGATATCCTGTTGCCTTTGAAGCAAGGGCAGATGAACGGCTCACTCTGGGGTTGATCTCGATAGCTACAAAACGGTCGGAACCCGGCTCAACCGCAAACTGCACATTACATCCGCCGGCAAAGGTCCCGATGCTGCGCATCATCTTAATGGCTGCATCTCTCAGGATCTGATACTGCTTGTCGGATAGTGTTTGTGTAGGCGCTACGGTTACTGAGTCACCGGTATGCACGCCCATCGGATCCACATTCTCAATACCACAGATGATCACTACATTATCGTTCGCATCCCTGAGCAGCTCAAGCTCATATTCTTTCCAACCGAATATACATTCCTCGATCAGTACCTGATGCGTAGGACTCATTTCAAGCCCTCTTAATACCTTACGATCGAACTCATCTTCGGTCCACACGATACCGCCTCCGGCACCACCCATGGTGAATGAAGGCCGG
This genomic window contains:
- a CDS encoding SDR family oxidoreductase; this encodes MFYKGKTVWITGASSGIGEALSRAFYNEGANLILSSRREEVLQEVKSTLGADDDRIFVLPLDLTQSDTFAEKTREALEHFGQIDVLVNNGGISQRSTVLESELSVIRRLMEINYFGSVGLTKEVLPHMVSRGSGHIIVTSSVAGKIGTKFRSGYAGSKHAVQGFFNSLRQEMYEHNVDVTLLCPGFIKTNISKNALTGDGTNFGKMGDAHSKAMTADEMVDKVMPKIKKAKEEIIITGFKEGLAIWVQRLSPTLLNKILKNTKVT
- a CDS encoding DUF58 domain-containing protein, encoding MMLKPEILSKLSSIELRARKIVEGFISGLHKSPYHGFSIEFAEHRPYNPGDDFKHVDWKVYGKKERFYVKQYEEETNLRCYIMLDNSSSMLFKHFGEWSKLRYGIHFAASLMYLMYRQRDACGYIPFNSEIGAFIPAKSTYAHLRQIYIELEKELRSDEQRSEEKRQTASAKAIHEIAERLNHRSLVVIITDLFENAGEHQELISALKHLRHRKHEVLLFNLLESRSERELAFSDQRVVFEDMETGSEIEVLPAQVRSDYQKKVKEYTEKFRQACSEFEIDFEEVDTEKDFDRALLAYLNKRRLLG
- the recQ gene encoding DNA helicase RecQ; this translates as MSNKVAEAKKVLKDVFGYDSFRPLQEEIIEQVLNKRDTLVIMPTGGGKSLCYQIPALMFDGLTVVVSPLISLMKDQVEQMRELDVPAVHLNSSLSPEAYGYSVRQVQQGKAKLLYLAPETLMMEKTRKLLEQVKVDCFTIDEAHCISEWGHDFRPEYRQLAEVKKDFPDAVGLALTATATPRVREDIKKTLELQDEQEFIASFDRKNLFMKIADKKDPLNQVLDFLYTRKEQSGIIYCFSRRQVDELTYELEQEGYSVRAYHAGLSDRNRAINQRAFIRDDVNIIVATIAFGMGINKSNVRFVMHYDMPQNIESYYQQIGRAGRDGLRSDCVLLFSYSDINKIKYFINKKEGKEKDVAERHLDALVKFMESRECRRKPLLNYFGEDYEKENCGMCDNCIASGEAVEDLTAQAQKLIKVIQEVDGRWGAGQLVNILRGSKAKKVLDEGHDQLESYDSGREFSKAEWEQLVRLMLRQNYIAKGEFSVLQLTEKAQEVMQGIESVFGKLDRTDASIGEDTVQRTSSEIESGHNKELFEVLRAKRKELADQKGIPPYNIFPDTTLMEMAFYLPQDKEGMLTLYGVGNAKLKKYGDVFIGAIKNYSKEHGVEEKTKSIRKKVKKQKSSEKHVVIGDSFNEGHSIDRLAEEHGVKDVTILKHLQTYMEDGNQLRLEGIKEASELSTRQQDDVLKAFSELGPELLRPVYTKLDKKISYGELRIMQLYYLADED
- the carB gene encoding carbamoyl-phosphate synthase large subunit, which produces MPRRDDIHKILIIGSGPIVIGQACEFDYSGSQACRSLQEEGYEIVLINSNPATIMTDPLMADATYMLPMTTDSIKEIVEKEKPDAVLPTMGGQTGLNLARDLEIEGYWKEKGIHVIGVDIDAVELTEDRQRFRDKMEEIGIDQCRSRAAESLLDAKEVKEELGGLPIVIRPSFTMGGAGGGIVWTEDEFDRKVLRGLEMSPTHQVLIEECIFGWKEYELELLRDANDNVVIICGIENVDPMGVHTGDSVTVAPTQTLSDKQYQILRDAAIKMMRSIGTFAGGCNVQFAVEPGSDRFVAIEINPRVSRSSALASKATGYPIAKVATKLAVGYTLDELKNQITGTTSACFEPSIDYVVCKVPRFNFDKFPGVDEELSTQMKAVGEVMSIGRNFPEALNKAWQSMEVGRDGLGADGYEEFDRKTVRERLKKPYWDRSMQIRNAFKLGASVEEVADITKVDPWFLQQIRYMVSLENRTEGEELDNISKEEFFELKQAGFSDTQIAYLLSRSGKEVTENEVREKRKSLGLKPVFKMVDTCAAEFPAQTPYYYSSYEGENESEVTDRKKVVILGSGPNRIGQGIEFDYSCVHAVLATKDMGYEAIMINCNPETVSTDFDIADKLYFEPVYWERVLDIIEHENPEGVILQVGGQTALKLGKRMVKAGIKIFGTEFEKIDFAEDRGAFSNFLKKLDIPFPEYGTATDVDGALEIADRIGYPVLIRPSYVLGGQGMRIAVKEEELRKYVDRILKTHPENAFLIDKYLEHAVEVDVDSVYDGDELHIAGIMQHIEPAGVHSGDSTAVIPPYSLSDQVISTIEEYQQKIAENMEIVGFLNVQYAVKDEKVYVLEANPRTTRTIPFLAKAHDRPEAAIGVKVMLGAKLKDFDLTSHLKNWAIKEPVFPFDKFPEVKKELGPEMKSTGESIYFAENFKDEHFRKPFEFKNLYLSK